The Pirellulimonas nuda genome includes a region encoding these proteins:
- a CDS encoding S41 family peptidase, with protein sequence MSRRNFTCLIVAVAVALVCASRVERNPYARYVSDGYRLIEQYALAPPSDDALFTAAMQGMVSALRRGGDEHSDFLPQDQADPLRDELSQSFGGLGLPFKLVGQPSRAYVIAPPIPGSPAAQAGMRIGDRIDEVNGVPIAGMSQHEVTQTLSGEIGKPVRLTLARHGEATPLQLVITRALLPIESLAGLRKNAEGTWDYFTEQSPDVAYVQLLGFGDRTLGDLRSLLTKLKSQGMQRLILDLRGNPGGTVDSAVAASELFLPAGAKVVETRGRNGAVLASYETEHRGEWADLPLVVLIDRETASASEIMAAALKENGRATVVGERSFGKGSVQRTIDLEAGRSMLKVTWATFCGPSGNKIHRMPTDGPDDVWGVHPDVGFDAPLSAQQYAAFVRLPETRRLLEPIRAAIAAGTAPEEIAIEPLDFSDNALQLAIDHLLGSDGKSAESAAPLKQAAGS encoded by the coding sequence ATGTCGCGACGCAATTTCACGTGTTTGATTGTGGCGGTCGCGGTTGCGCTGGTGTGTGCGTCGCGGGTCGAGCGGAACCCGTACGCCCGCTACGTTTCCGACGGCTACCGGCTGATCGAGCAGTACGCGTTGGCGCCCCCCTCGGACGACGCGCTGTTCACCGCCGCGATGCAAGGGATGGTCTCTGCGCTGCGTCGCGGCGGCGACGAGCACTCCGACTTCTTGCCCCAGGACCAGGCCGACCCGCTCCGCGACGAGCTGAGCCAGTCGTTCGGCGGGCTCGGCCTGCCGTTCAAGCTGGTCGGCCAGCCCTCGCGCGCTTACGTGATCGCCCCGCCGATCCCCGGCTCGCCCGCGGCCCAGGCCGGCATGCGGATCGGCGACCGTATCGACGAGGTCAACGGCGTGCCGATCGCCGGCATGTCGCAACACGAAGTCACCCAGACGCTCAGCGGAGAGATCGGCAAGCCGGTGCGGCTGACCCTGGCGCGGCACGGCGAGGCGACCCCGCTGCAACTGGTCATCACCCGCGCCCTGCTGCCCATCGAGTCGCTCGCCGGCCTACGGAAGAACGCCGAGGGGACGTGGGACTACTTTACCGAGCAGTCGCCCGACGTCGCCTACGTCCAACTGCTGGGCTTCGGCGACCGCACGCTCGGCGACCTCCGGTCGTTGCTCACCAAGCTCAAGTCCCAAGGCATGCAGCGGTTGATCCTCGACCTCCGCGGCAACCCCGGCGGGACGGTCGACTCCGCGGTGGCTGCTAGCGAGTTGTTCCTACCGGCCGGCGCAAAGGTGGTCGAAACCCGCGGCCGCAACGGCGCCGTGCTAGCCAGCTACGAGACCGAGCACCGGGGCGAGTGGGCCGACCTGCCGCTGGTGGTGCTGATCGACCGCGAAACCGCCAGCGCCAGCGAGATCATGGCCGCCGCGCTCAAGGAGAACGGGCGGGCCACTGTGGTCGGCGAACGATCATTCGGAAAGGGCTCGGTCCAACGCACGATCGACCTCGAAGCAGGCCGCAGCATGCTGAAGGTCACCTGGGCCACCTTCTGCGGCCCCAGCGGCAACAAGATCCACCGCATGCCCACGGACGGCCCCGACGACGTCTGGGGCGTCCACCCTGACGTCGGCTTCGACGCGCCGCTCTCTGCCCAGCAGTACGCGGCCTTCGTGCGGCTGCCGGAAACCAGGCGGTTGCTCGAGCCGATCCGGGCCGCGATCGCTGCCGGCACCGCCCCAGAGGAGATCGCGATCGAGCCGCTGGACTTTAGCGATAACGCGCTGCAACTAGCGATTGACCATCTGCTGGGCAGCGATGGCAAATCGGCCGAAAGCGCCGCGCCCCTCAAGCAGGCAGCGGGGAGCTAA
- a CDS encoding bifunctional folylpolyglutamate synthase/dihydrofolate synthase: MLPTDPRRQAAIDWLYGRINYEGGLVLPHSPQALRLDRVRQLLIRLGSPDAGRRVVHVAGTKGKGSTSKMMASILTAAGYRTALYTSPHLERIEERFEIDGLPCSGEELVGLVERLRPLVAEMDRRTDVRGPTFFDIATAMAFLLFADRQCDVIVLEVGLGGRLDSTNVCWPAVSVITSISLDHTKQLGDTVEQIAAEKAGIIKPGVPVVSGVTEPGPRGVIARIALQHGCRLLQRGEDFGAVYAPPGAGAPLGTAQYWSHAAGTPVGRPPLPLALAGRRQAENAAVALAVIDELTRQGLLVSEDSIQQGLAAAKLPVRFELFGTRPTAVIDCAHNEASALALAQTLADYFPRACRDAAAETAVRGPSELTIALAISRDKDAAAIVRALAPVAGSFVATRFLENPRSMTPEQVADVVAREAPGASVRLAADPLEAWTTLMGPPRDDDQAGCNVVCFTGSLFFAAEVRRLATRRTASVQASPTGA, translated from the coding sequence TTGCTCCCCACCGACCCACGCCGCCAGGCCGCGATTGATTGGCTTTATGGCCGGATCAACTACGAGGGGGGGCTGGTGCTGCCCCACTCGCCGCAGGCGTTGCGCCTGGACCGGGTCCGGCAGCTCTTGATCCGGCTGGGGAGCCCCGATGCGGGCCGGCGCGTGGTGCACGTCGCCGGCACCAAGGGGAAGGGCTCGACGTCGAAGATGATGGCCTCGATCCTGACCGCCGCCGGGTATCGGACGGCGCTCTACACGTCGCCCCACCTGGAGCGGATCGAAGAGCGGTTCGAGATCGACGGGCTCCCTTGCTCGGGCGAAGAGTTGGTGGGCTTGGTCGAGCGGCTCCGGCCCTTGGTGGCGGAGATGGACCGCCGCACGGACGTCCGCGGGCCGACGTTCTTCGACATCGCCACCGCCATGGCGTTCTTGCTGTTCGCCGATCGGCAGTGCGACGTGATCGTGCTGGAGGTGGGCCTCGGCGGGCGGCTCGATTCGACGAATGTTTGCTGGCCCGCGGTGTCGGTCATTACCAGCATCAGCCTCGACCACACCAAGCAACTGGGCGACACCGTTGAGCAGATCGCCGCGGAGAAAGCCGGCATCATCAAGCCGGGGGTCCCCGTGGTGAGCGGCGTGACCGAGCCCGGGCCGCGGGGCGTGATCGCGCGGATCGCGTTGCAGCACGGCTGCCGGCTGCTGCAGCGGGGCGAAGACTTCGGCGCCGTGTACGCGCCGCCGGGCGCCGGGGCGCCGCTGGGGACCGCGCAGTACTGGTCGCACGCAGCGGGGACGCCTGTCGGGCGGCCGCCGCTGCCCCTAGCGCTGGCGGGCCGGCGGCAAGCAGAGAACGCCGCCGTGGCGCTGGCGGTGATCGACGAGCTGACGCGCCAAGGGCTGCTGGTGTCGGAGGATTCGATCCAGCAGGGCCTAGCCGCGGCCAAGCTGCCTGTGAGGTTCGAGCTGTTCGGCACGCGTCCCACGGCGGTTATCGATTGCGCCCACAACGAGGCCTCCGCGCTGGCGCTCGCGCAGACGCTCGCGGACTACTTTCCCCGGGCTTGTCGCGATGCGGCGGCCGAAACCGCGGTGCGGGGGCCGTCTGAGTTGACGATCGCGTTGGCGATCAGCCGCGACAAAGACGCGGCTGCGATCGTGCGGGCGCTCGCCCCGGTGGCCGGGAGCTTTGTTGCGACCCGCTTCCTAGAAAACCCGCGTTCGATGACCCCCGAGCAGGTCGCCGACGTGGTCGCTCGTGAGGCGCCCGGGGCGTCGGTGAGGCTTGCCGCGGACCCGCTCGAGGCGTGGACCACGCTGATGGGCCCGCCCCGAGACGACGATCAAGCGGGGTGCAACGTGGTGTGCTTCACCGGTTCGCTGTTCTTCGCCGCCGAGGTGCGGCGGTTGGCGACCCGCCGGACGGCCTCGGTCCAGGCGTCGCCGACCGGCGCCTAA
- a CDS encoding efflux RND transporter permease subunit, which translates to MDQPAPSDRSSWLDRKPWGLSNWLMVAMIALLAIGLTPRGLRRAVEGNTNNAEDWLPADYPESTDLRWLADRFVSAQFVLVSWDGCTLGDTERLRLLEQKLQHETTPAGAPMFGRIVTGPGMVAKLTEAPANLERAQAIDRLEGALVGPAPVSDAGESLGDQARTTCLVAWLSQASLGNNRSMRAAVERAHEIVETECGVAAANIHLGGPPVDNVTIDIEGERTLRSLALYSGLLGIGLAYWCFRDLRLTLVVFAGAGLSAGLSLAIVYYFGVFEVLALGRDKPLYGSVDAILMSMPAVVYVLGLSGGIHLVNYYRDERAAHGRWGAVERAVAVSWAPCALAAFTTAVGLGSLAASDIIPIKKFGMFTASGVLATVGMLFSLVPVYLHLFPPKDAPGEQAKKKHQPSLPAWATRYAEYVVGHSNRVTFGCLALMAVMALGLPKITTSVQILKLLDEDVDLIHDYAWLERHIGNLVPMEVIVALPPENLRGPAEHPEDGGDCYRMTMVERLDLVRRIGAAVEQLDPVSRALSAATFGPAEVAPGQTASVRRGAEYAASTAMQENREALGDYLRMEGPDENARELWRVSARLAALSDIDYGQFVGELRAKVEPVLAAYRLRDALTARLHAQGKRLEGSRVCVAFAGEAAENAPAQQSESALLMDLLAESGVRNTVGGARGVLQPLNVTRLGAASPEAREKLEQGLAGFDAVVALDRPTLQAVDALLPEGVALLPPGLDSPPAGPQSVRADQPVIASIYSGIVPLVYKTQRELLISLFQSIGWATVLIACVMAVLLRSVRAGAVSMLPNVFPIILVFGAMGWLGVKVDIGIMMCASVALGVAVDDTLHFLTWFRRGVVEGLDRRAATLGAFERCGVAMCETTLIAGLGLAVFAVSTFTPTQQFGSLMIIILGAALVGDLLMLPAILCGPLGRCFAPNENRPAQPEEASPRHEGPRLARQPEPLEPPATPRPAPEAEATPSAGVPAAAPSRVDPPTPRAEGPMAPDHARLFNKLQGMRRSDPHGPTR; encoded by the coding sequence ATGGATCAGCCCGCCCCCTCCGATCGCTCCTCCTGGCTCGACCGCAAGCCCTGGGGCCTGTCGAACTGGCTGATGGTGGCGATGATCGCGCTGCTGGCGATCGGGCTCACGCCGCGCGGCCTGCGGCGGGCGGTCGAGGGGAACACCAACAACGCCGAAGACTGGCTCCCGGCCGACTACCCAGAGTCCACCGACCTGCGCTGGCTCGCCGACCGCTTTGTCAGCGCCCAGTTCGTGCTGGTGAGCTGGGACGGCTGCACGCTGGGCGACACCGAACGGCTCCGGCTGCTCGAGCAGAAGCTGCAGCACGAGACCACGCCGGCCGGCGCGCCGATGTTCGGCCGGATCGTCACCGGCCCCGGCATGGTGGCCAAGCTGACCGAGGCGCCCGCCAATCTGGAGCGGGCCCAAGCCATCGACCGCCTCGAAGGGGCGCTGGTCGGTCCGGCGCCGGTCAGCGACGCGGGCGAAAGCCTGGGCGATCAGGCCCGCACCACCTGCCTGGTCGCTTGGCTGTCTCAGGCTTCGCTGGGCAACAACCGCTCGATGCGTGCCGCGGTGGAGCGGGCCCACGAGATCGTCGAGACCGAGTGCGGCGTGGCGGCCGCCAACATCCACCTCGGGGGCCCGCCGGTCGACAACGTGACGATCGACATAGAAGGGGAACGCACCCTCCGATCGTTGGCCCTCTACTCCGGCCTGCTGGGCATCGGCCTGGCCTACTGGTGTTTCCGCGACTTGCGGCTGACGCTGGTGGTGTTCGCCGGCGCCGGGCTGAGCGCCGGCCTGAGCCTGGCCATCGTGTACTACTTCGGCGTGTTCGAGGTGCTGGCGCTGGGGCGCGACAAGCCGCTGTACGGATCGGTAGACGCCATCCTGATGTCGATGCCGGCGGTGGTGTACGTGCTGGGCCTCTCCGGCGGCATCCACCTGGTCAACTACTACCGCGACGAGCGGGCCGCGCACGGCCGCTGGGGCGCGGTCGAACGGGCCGTCGCGGTGAGCTGGGCGCCCTGCGCGCTGGCCGCCTTCACCACCGCGGTGGGGCTCGGGTCGCTGGCGGCCAGCGACATCATCCCGATCAAAAAGTTCGGCATGTTCACGGCCTCGGGCGTGCTGGCCACCGTCGGCATGCTGTTCAGCCTGGTGCCGGTGTACCTGCACCTGTTCCCGCCCAAGGACGCCCCCGGCGAGCAGGCGAAGAAGAAGCACCAACCCTCGCTCCCCGCGTGGGCGACGCGTTACGCCGAGTACGTGGTCGGCCACAGCAATCGCGTGACGTTTGGCTGCTTGGCGTTGATGGCGGTCATGGCGTTGGGGCTGCCGAAGATCACGACCTCCGTCCAGATCCTCAAGCTGCTGGACGAAGACGTCGACCTGATCCACGACTACGCCTGGCTCGAGCGGCACATCGGGAACCTGGTGCCGATGGAGGTGATCGTGGCGCTGCCGCCGGAGAACCTCCGCGGGCCCGCCGAGCACCCCGAAGACGGCGGCGACTGCTACCGCATGACCATGGTCGAGAGGCTCGACCTGGTGCGCCGGATCGGCGCGGCCGTCGAGCAGCTCGACCCGGTCAGCCGGGCGCTGTCGGCCGCTACCTTCGGCCCGGCCGAAGTAGCCCCGGGCCAGACCGCCTCGGTCCGCCGCGGCGCCGAGTACGCCGCCAGCACCGCCATGCAAGAGAACCGCGAGGCGCTGGGCGACTACCTGCGGATGGAAGGCCCCGACGAAAACGCCCGCGAGCTGTGGCGCGTCAGCGCCCGCCTCGCGGCCCTGAGCGATATCGATTACGGCCAGTTTGTCGGCGAGCTCCGCGCCAAGGTCGAGCCGGTGCTGGCCGCGTACCGGCTGCGCGACGCGCTGACGGCGCGGCTGCACGCCCAAGGCAAACGCCTAGAAGGGTCTCGCGTGTGCGTGGCGTTTGCGGGCGAGGCCGCCGAGAACGCGCCGGCCCAGCAGTCGGAGTCGGCGCTGCTGATGGACCTGCTCGCCGAGTCGGGCGTGCGGAACACGGTGGGCGGCGCCCGCGGCGTGCTACAGCCGCTGAACGTCACGCGCCTAGGCGCCGCGTCGCCCGAGGCCCGTGAGAAGCTCGAGCAGGGGCTCGCCGGGTTTGACGCCGTGGTGGCGCTCGACCGGCCGACGCTGCAAGCGGTCGACGCGTTGCTGCCGGAAGGGGTGGCGCTGCTGCCCCCCGGCCTGGACAGCCCCCCCGCGGGCCCGCAGAGCGTCCGCGCCGATCAGCCGGTGATCGCCAGCATCTACAGCGGCATCGTCCCGCTGGTCTACAAGACCCAACGCGAGCTGCTCATCAGCCTGTTCCAAAGCATCGGCTGGGCCACGGTGCTGATCGCCTGCGTCATGGCCGTGCTGCTGCGGAGCGTGCGTGCCGGCGCCGTCTCGATGCTGCCGAACGTCTTCCCGATCATCCTGGTGTTCGGCGCGATGGGTTGGCTTGGGGTGAAGGTCGACATCGGCATCATGATGTGCGCTAGCGTCGCGTTGGGGGTTGCGGTGGACGACACGCTGCACTTCCTCACCTGGTTCCGCCGCGGCGTGGTGGAAGGGCTCGACCGTCGGGCCGCGACGCTGGGCGCCTTTGAGCGTTGCGGCGTGGCGATGTGTGAGACCACGCTGATCGCCGGCCTGGGGCTGGCGGTGTTCGCCGTGAGCACGTTCACGCCCACGCAGCAGTTCGGCTCGCTGATGATCATCATCCTGGGCGCCGCGTTGGTCGGCGACCTGTTGATGCTGCCGGCCATCCTCTGCGGGCCGCTGGGGCGGTGCTTCGCCCCCAACGAGAACCGACCGGCCCAGCCAGAAGAAGCGTCCCCACGGCACGAGGGCCCGAGGCTGGCGCGCCAGCCGGAGCCCCTTGAGCCCCCGGCCACGCCGCGGCCTGCGCCGGAGGCCGAAGCAACGCCCTCGGCCGGCGTCCCGGCGGCGGCGCCGAGCCGGGTCGACCCCCCGACGCCCCGCGCCGAGGGCCCCATGGCCCCGGACCACGCCCGGCTGTTCAACAAGCTGCAGGGGATGCGGCGGAGCGACCCGCACGGCCCGACGCGCTGA